Proteins encoded by one window of Candidatus Deferrimicrobium sp.:
- a CDS encoding VOC family protein, with protein sequence MANPFVHVELMIGDVEKAKAFYGALFDWKLEDVPGMNYTIVKVGEGTGGGMVPCPEQDTSSQWLPYIHVKDVAETLARAPGARRHRDEGCHRGARNEVVRRPGRLGRRRLCALAAQYVVVPEIPATY encoded by the coding sequence ATGGCGAACCCGTTCGTTCACGTCGAACTGATGATCGGTGACGTCGAAAAGGCGAAGGCGTTCTACGGAGCGCTGTTCGACTGGAAGCTGGAGGACGTTCCGGGGATGAACTACACGATCGTCAAGGTTGGCGAGGGGACCGGAGGCGGGATGGTGCCGTGCCCGGAGCAGGACACTTCGTCGCAGTGGCTCCCCTACATCCACGTCAAGGACGTCGCGGAGACGCTCGCTAGGGCCCCGGGCGCTCGGCGCCACCGTGATGAAGGATGTCACCGAGGTGCCAGGAATGAGGTGGTTCGGCGTCCTGGTCGGCTCGGGCGGCGGCGCCTTTGCGCTCTGGCAGCCCAATATGTAGTCGTCCCTGAAATTCCTGCAACATATTGA
- a CDS encoding DUF502 domain-containing protein: MKKSFLTGVFVLVPLVVSVTLLLWFFEKVDGLFSPVLDGVVRALFPGTDHIPGTGVLAGLVIILLLGMLARNVVGKRLLDALDRLIQRIPGYRTVYSTIKQLTNAFSPESTKSFKEVLLVEYPKEGSYALGFRTMTVEEGDRRLVVVYVPTNNLYLGEVLFIPEGKAVRLEMSIEQAIRLLMSGGIAAPRELRRMQGGA; encoded by the coding sequence GTGAAAAAAAGTTTCCTCACCGGGGTCTTCGTCCTCGTCCCCCTCGTGGTGTCGGTGACGCTCCTTCTCTGGTTCTTCGAGAAGGTCGACGGTCTTTTTTCTCCGGTGCTCGACGGGGTCGTCCGGGCGCTGTTTCCGGGCACGGATCATATTCCGGGAACGGGGGTCCTGGCCGGGCTCGTCATCATCCTGCTTCTGGGAATGCTGGCCCGGAACGTGGTGGGAAAGCGGCTCCTCGACGCGCTCGACCGGCTGATCCAGCGGATTCCCGGCTACCGCACCGTCTATTCGACCATCAAGCAACTCACGAACGCCTTCTCCCCCGAGAGCACGAAATCGTTCAAGGAGGTCCTCCTGGTGGAGTACCCGAAAGAGGGGTCGTACGCCCTCGGGTTCCGCACGATGACGGTGGAGGAGGGGGACCGCCGGCTGGTCGTCGTGTACGTTCCGACGAACAATCTCTATCTGGGCGAAGTGCTCTTCATCCCCGAGGGGAAAGCGGTCCGGCTCGAGATGTCGATCGAACAGGCGATCCGTCTTCTCATGTCGGGGGGGATCGCCGCGCCGCGGGAGCTGCGCCGGATGCAGGGTGGGGCTTGA